The proteins below come from a single Microbulbifer sp. Q7 genomic window:
- a CDS encoding NUDIX hydrolase, translating into MKFCSHCGHSVVFEIPAGDDRPRHLCHDCGAIHYVNPRVIVGTLPYLGDQVLLCKRAIEPRYGLWTLPAGFMENGESSEQGALRESWEEARASLRVDDLFSVYDIPHINQVYLIYRGELTDTEFSPGPESLEVELFDEKDIPWQEMAFPVMTETLKHYFSDRENGQFTLHRGVIKRKL; encoded by the coding sequence ATGAAATTCTGTAGCCATTGCGGCCACTCTGTGGTCTTTGAGATCCCCGCCGGGGACGATCGCCCCCGACACCTGTGTCACGATTGCGGTGCCATTCATTATGTGAATCCGCGGGTGATTGTGGGCACACTGCCCTATCTGGGTGACCAGGTGTTGTTATGCAAACGCGCCATCGAACCCCGCTACGGCCTGTGGACCCTGCCAGCGGGGTTTATGGAAAATGGTGAGAGCAGTGAGCAGGGGGCGCTCAGGGAGTCCTGGGAGGAGGCCCGTGCCAGCCTTCGCGTGGACGATCTCTTCTCGGTCTACGACATCCCCCACATCAACCAGGTCTACCTGATTTATCGCGGTGAACTGACCGACACCGAGTTCAGCCCCGGGCCGGAATCGCTGGAAGTCGAGCTATTCGATGAAAAGGATATTCCCTGGCAGGAAATGGCGTTCCCGGTAATGACAGAGACGCTGAAGCACTACTTCAGCGACCGCGAGAATGGGCAATTTACCTTGCACCGGGGTGTGATCAAGCGAAAGCTGTAG
- a CDS encoding GFA family protein, producing the protein MASCHCGSVKIELDLPDGLIDLRRCDCSLCRRRGAIAASVSLDGIAVLEGQEHLKLYQFNTNTAKHYFCGNCGVYTHHQRRSNPTQYGFNVACLEGINPLKVEGIPTYDGVNHPADRG; encoded by the coding sequence TTGGCTTCATGTCATTGCGGCTCTGTAAAAATTGAGCTGGATCTGCCTGATGGTCTTATAGATCTTCGGCGTTGTGATTGTTCTTTATGCCGTAGGAGAGGCGCAATTGCCGCGTCAGTTTCGCTAGATGGCATTGCTGTCTTGGAAGGGCAGGAGCACTTAAAGCTCTATCAATTCAACACCAACACAGCGAAACACTATTTCTGCGGTAATTGCGGAGTTTATACACATCATCAGAGACGCTCCAATCCTACTCAATATGGGTTCAATGTTGCGTGTCTAGAGGGTATAAACCCGCTAAAGGTAGAGGGTATTCCAACCTACGATGGTGTAAACCACCCGGCGGACCGAGGGTAA
- the oadA gene encoding sodium-extruding oxaloacetate decarboxylase subunit alpha, with protein sequence MTEVKKPLGITDVVLRDAHQSLFATRLRLDDMLPIAEKLDQVGFWSLESWGGATFDACIRYLGEDPWERIRELKKAMPNTPQQMLFRGQNILGYRHYADDVVEKFVERAAVNGVDVFRVFDAMNDMRNLQTALAAVKKQGKHAQGTISYTVSPVHNMDLWVDLGRQIEDMGADSIAIKDMAGLLRPYEGFELVKRLKAAVDIPIHMQCHATTGLSTATALKCVEAGIDNIDTAISSMSMTYGHSPTEAVVAILEGTERDTGLDIQLLEEIAAYFREVRKKYAKFEGSLRGVDSRILVAQVPGGMLTNMENQLREQGAGDRLDEVLEEIPRVRKDLGFIPLVTPTSQIVGTQSVLNVLTGERYKSISKETAAVLKGEYGATPAEVDKALQDKVLDGAEPVTCRPADLLSPELEKLAGELREKADADDILLSDGEGEIDDVLTYALFPQIGLKFLKNRDNPDAFEPVPTGNESSEVKNDQGECVYTVSVEGQSYTVTVADGGDVTGMVKVGDAAPASGGTAPVASGSGEPVKAPLAGNIFKVLVKPGDQVSEGQNIVILEAMKMETAVSAPRAGTVTGVTIKEGDAVAVGDALLTIA encoded by the coding sequence ATGACTGAGGTTAAAAAGCCATTGGGGATTACGGATGTAGTCCTGCGCGACGCCCACCAGTCGCTATTCGCAACCCGCCTGCGCCTGGATGACATGCTGCCAATTGCGGAGAAGCTGGACCAAGTCGGTTTCTGGTCTCTGGAATCTTGGGGCGGTGCGACCTTTGATGCCTGTATCCGCTATTTGGGTGAGGATCCATGGGAGCGTATTCGCGAGCTTAAAAAAGCCATGCCGAACACGCCGCAGCAGATGTTGTTCCGCGGCCAGAATATTCTTGGTTATCGCCACTATGCGGATGATGTGGTGGAGAAGTTTGTGGAGCGTGCGGCAGTTAATGGCGTGGATGTGTTCCGCGTATTTGACGCGATGAACGATATGCGCAATCTGCAGACGGCGCTGGCGGCGGTGAAAAAGCAGGGTAAGCATGCGCAGGGCACAATTTCTTACACCGTGAGCCCGGTGCACAACATGGACCTGTGGGTGGACCTGGGTCGTCAGATCGAAGATATGGGAGCCGACTCCATTGCCATCAAGGATATGGCTGGCCTGCTGCGCCCCTATGAGGGATTCGAGCTGGTCAAGCGCCTGAAGGCGGCGGTGGACATCCCTATTCATATGCAGTGCCACGCCACCACGGGCCTGTCCACAGCGACGGCGCTGAAGTGTGTGGAGGCGGGTATCGACAATATCGATACCGCAATCTCTTCCATGTCCATGACCTACGGCCACAGCCCCACCGAGGCGGTGGTGGCGATCCTCGAAGGCACCGAGCGGGATACCGGCCTGGACATCCAGTTGCTGGAGGAAATCGCTGCTTACTTCCGCGAGGTTCGCAAAAAGTACGCGAAGTTCGAAGGCTCCCTGCGGGGTGTGGATTCGCGGATTCTGGTGGCGCAGGTGCCCGGCGGCATGCTGACCAATATGGAAAACCAGCTGCGTGAGCAGGGTGCCGGCGACCGTCTCGATGAGGTGTTGGAAGAGATCCCCCGCGTACGCAAAGATCTGGGGTTTATCCCACTGGTTACGCCGACCTCCCAGATCGTTGGCACCCAGTCGGTGCTCAATGTGCTGACCGGCGAGCGCTACAAGTCCATCTCCAAGGAAACGGCAGCGGTGCTGAAGGGCGAGTATGGCGCGACCCCTGCGGAGGTCGACAAGGCGCTGCAGGACAAGGTACTGGACGGTGCCGAGCCGGTCACCTGTCGCCCGGCGGACCTGCTGTCGCCTGAGCTGGAAAAACTGGCCGGGGAACTGCGGGAGAAAGCCGACGCGGACGATATTTTGCTGTCGGACGGGGAAGGCGAGATCGACGATGTACTGACCTACGCCCTGTTCCCGCAGATTGGCCTCAAGTTCCTGAAAAACCGTGACAACCCTGACGCGTTTGAGCCCGTGCCCACGGGCAACGAATCCTCTGAAGTGAAAAACGATCAGGGCGAATGCGTGTACACCGTGTCGGTGGAAGGGCAGAGCTATACGGTCACGGTTGCCGATGGTGGCGATGTGACGGGCATGGTCAAGGTTGGCGATGCGGCGCCCGCAAGTGGCGGCACCGCGCCGGTGGCGTCCGGGTCCGGCGAGCCGGTGAAGGCACCGCTGGCGGGCAATATTTTCAAGGTACTGGTAAAGCCCGGCGATCAGGTGAGCGAAGGTCAGAACATCGTGATCCTTGAAGCCATGAAGATGGAAACCGCTGTGAGTGCGCCACGTGCTGGTACTGTCACCGGCGTGACCATCAAGGAAGGCGATGCCGTGGCGGTGGGCGATGCCCTGCTGACCATCGCGTAA
- a CDS encoding type II toxin-antitoxin system ParD family antitoxin, protein MAKNTSMTLGSHFDEFIAKEVASGRYGSASEVVRAGLRLLEDTETKLETLRSLLQEGEESGFTDYTYESFIAELDEKKTP, encoded by the coding sequence ATGGCCAAGAACACCAGCATGACCCTCGGATCCCATTTTGATGAATTTATAGCCAAAGAAGTCGCCAGCGGACGCTATGGCTCCGCAAGTGAGGTCGTTCGTGCGGGTTTGCGGTTGCTCGAAGACACCGAAACCAAGCTGGAAACACTTCGCTCACTGCTGCAAGAAGGCGAGGAAAGCGGTTTCACTGATTATACCTATGAATCATTTATTGCTGAGCTTGATGAAAAGAAAACTCCATGA
- a CDS encoding BolA family transcriptional regulator encodes MSLAVQIQQKLSDAFTPTHIEVDCESHMHNVPEGAEMHFRVVLVSEAFTGVRKVQRHQKVYAVLADEMAGPIHALALHLYTGEEWAGQAPQSPQCLGANKG; translated from the coding sequence ATGTCTCTGGCAGTACAAATTCAACAGAAGCTGAGTGATGCGTTTACACCGACCCACATCGAGGTGGATTGTGAAAGTCACATGCACAATGTCCCCGAAGGGGCCGAGATGCATTTCCGTGTGGTGCTGGTGAGCGAGGCCTTTACCGGTGTTCGCAAGGTGCAGCGGCACCAGAAAGTGTACGCGGTGCTGGCGGACGAGATGGCCGGGCCGATTCACGCCCTGGCGTTGCACCTCTACACCGGTGAGGAGTGGGCGGGGCAGGCGCCGCAAAGTCCGCAGTGTCTGGGCGCCAATAAAGGTTAA
- a CDS encoding tRNA-dihydrouridine synthase — protein MEGVIDHHVRDLLSRLGGVDVCVTEFVRVTHTRLPRRVFTRLCPELEQGAQTPNGTPVKLQLLGGNPTAMAYNAAKAVEAGAKSIDLNFGCPAKSVNNSDGGACLLQSPSRVEGIVAAVRQAVPDEIPVSAKIRLGYQDRSSYLDNARAAEAGGASELAVHARSKVDGYRPPAYWEYIGEIRQQLGIRVIANGDLWTLDDFKRCREVTGCDAYMFGRSLLARPDIGLQIQAMYAGREYQPLQWHQVAAILYDYYTTTQDIYPAKYLGNRVKQWLAYLKLSYPQATVFFEQIKRHRDPELLEQAFAQHLQPAPHTQEQHVA, from the coding sequence ATGGAAGGGGTTATCGACCATCACGTCCGCGACCTGTTGTCGCGTCTGGGCGGCGTGGATGTTTGCGTCACCGAATTTGTTCGCGTCACCCATACCCGGCTGCCGCGCCGTGTTTTCACCCGCCTGTGCCCCGAACTGGAACAGGGTGCGCAGACGCCAAACGGCACACCCGTGAAGTTGCAACTGCTGGGCGGCAACCCCACCGCCATGGCATACAATGCCGCCAAAGCAGTGGAAGCCGGAGCCAAGTCCATCGACCTCAATTTCGGCTGCCCGGCAAAGTCCGTCAACAATAGTGACGGTGGCGCCTGCCTGCTCCAGTCTCCGTCCCGCGTAGAGGGCATCGTCGCTGCCGTGCGCCAGGCCGTGCCCGACGAGATACCCGTTTCCGCCAAGATCCGTCTGGGGTACCAAGACCGCAGCAGCTACCTCGATAACGCCCGCGCCGCCGAAGCCGGTGGCGCCAGCGAACTGGCGGTGCACGCCCGCTCCAAAGTGGACGGCTACCGGCCGCCGGCGTACTGGGAATACATCGGAGAAATCCGCCAGCAACTGGGGATACGGGTCATCGCCAATGGCGACCTGTGGACACTGGACGACTTCAAGCGCTGCCGCGAGGTGACCGGCTGTGACGCCTACATGTTTGGCCGCAGCCTGCTCGCGCGCCCCGATATCGGCCTGCAGATACAGGCTATGTACGCGGGGCGCGAGTATCAGCCACTGCAGTGGCACCAGGTCGCAGCCATCCTCTATGACTACTACACCACCACCCAGGACATCTACCCGGCCAAGTACCTGGGCAACCGGGTAAAACAGTGGCTGGCTTACCTCAAATTGAGCTACCCGCAGGCCACCGTATTCTTCGAACAGATCAAGCGCCACCGCGACCCAGAGCTCCTCGAACAGGCGTTTGCCCAACACCTGCAACCAGCGCCGCACACACAAGAGCAACATGTCGCCTGA
- a CDS encoding type II toxin-antitoxin system RelE/ParE family toxin, translating into MSSFKLSRKAKSDLKGIANFTERRWGVAQRNVYIKKFDDAFHDLAASPLSGVSSENIKSGYRKIPHGAHIIFYKIGENECVEIIRILHQSMDVESKLLSTGT; encoded by the coding sequence ATGAGCTCATTTAAGCTAAGTCGTAAAGCAAAAAGTGACTTGAAAGGTATTGCCAATTTTACTGAACGGCGCTGGGGAGTAGCCCAGCGCAACGTTTACATCAAAAAGTTTGACGACGCCTTTCATGACCTCGCCGCTTCGCCACTATCTGGCGTGAGTAGTGAAAATATAAAATCCGGCTATCGAAAAATTCCGCATGGCGCTCACATTATTTTTTACAAAATTGGTGAGAATGAATGCGTTGAGATCATAAGAATTCTGCACCAAAGTATGGATGTAGAATCGAAGCTCCTGAGCACTGGCACTTAA
- a CDS encoding DUF2750 domain-containing protein, translated as MNVEVFGDRDFIKSAHSSDGIWVLMAGRAVYMLAAENENALPVWVLKESAQKFAENLKGKNLSPVFVPLSNFVGSAWLGTESAEFAEVLAAPVHGRAPLVYSVSELRAKLKT; from the coding sequence ATGAATGTTGAAGTATTCGGTGATAGAGATTTTATTAAGTCTGCCCATAGTTCAGATGGAATATGGGTTCTCATGGCCGGTCGAGCCGTCTATATGCTAGCGGCAGAGAATGAAAATGCACTTCCTGTCTGGGTATTAAAGGAGAGTGCTCAAAAATTTGCAGAGAATCTAAAAGGTAAAAATCTGTCGCCTGTCTTTGTTCCGCTAAGTAATTTTGTCGGTTCGGCCTGGCTAGGAACAGAGAGTGCAGAGTTTGCCGAGGTACTCGCAGCACCAGTTCATGGGCGTGCCCCATTGGTTTATTCGGTTAGCGAACTCCGTGCAAAACTCAAAACGTAA
- a CDS encoding YqfO family protein, with protein sequence MYKLCIYIPESHLEPVKQAIFAAGAGRIGDYDRCCWQVLGTGQFRPLDGSQPFIGQQGAVEQVPEYRLETVCVDAVVDAVLAAMRDAHPYEEPAFDLWKLDDRCN encoded by the coding sequence ATGTACAAACTGTGTATCTACATACCCGAGTCGCATCTGGAGCCGGTGAAACAGGCGATTTTTGCCGCCGGCGCCGGGCGTATCGGTGACTACGACCGTTGCTGCTGGCAGGTGTTGGGCACCGGGCAATTCCGGCCATTAGACGGCAGCCAGCCGTTTATTGGCCAGCAGGGGGCGGTGGAACAGGTGCCGGAGTATCGGCTGGAAACCGTCTGCGTGGATGCGGTCGTCGATGCGGTACTGGCGGCCATGCGCGATGCGCATCCCTATGAAGAGCCCGCATTTGACCTGTGGAAGCTCGACGACCGCTGCAACTGA
- a CDS encoding sodium ion-translocating decarboxylase subunit beta: MTIGQFSMMVVCLGLLFLAIRKNFEPLLLVPIGFGGILANIPGANLALPAVEAAIYSGDAGVMNQLAQALGLAGFDSIEGLKVALENASAAAQLRVEQIAADAGFNNGMLYNFYNVAIASGVAPLVIFMGVGAMTDFGPLLANPRTLFLGAAAQFGIFATVLGAVGMSAAGIMDFSVADAAAIGIIGGADGPTAIYVSSLLAPDLLGAIAVAAYSYMALVPLIQPPIMRALTTEQERRIEMVQLRPVSKREKIIFPLVLLILVALFLPDAAPLLGMFCFGNLMRECGVVSRLSDTAQNALINITTIFLGLSVGSKLAADKFLDPKTLGILALGIVAFAIGTAAGVLMAKLLNAVSKNKINPLIGSAGVSAVPMAARVSNKLGLEANPHNFLLMHAMGPNVAGVIGSAVAAGVMITMVRAMTG; the protein is encoded by the coding sequence ATGACCATCGGGCAGTTCTCGATGATGGTGGTCTGCCTCGGTTTGCTGTTTCTCGCCATTCGTAAAAACTTTGAGCCACTGCTGCTGGTGCCGATTGGCTTCGGCGGCATTCTTGCCAATATTCCCGGCGCCAACCTGGCGCTGCCCGCGGTCGAAGCGGCGATTTATTCTGGCGACGCCGGGGTGATGAATCAGCTCGCACAAGCGCTGGGGCTGGCCGGTTTCGACTCTATCGAGGGGCTCAAAGTGGCGCTGGAAAACGCGTCGGCGGCGGCGCAGCTGCGTGTGGAGCAGATTGCCGCCGATGCGGGCTTCAACAACGGCATGTTGTACAACTTCTACAACGTGGCCATTGCTTCCGGTGTGGCCCCGCTGGTGATTTTCATGGGCGTGGGGGCGATGACCGATTTCGGTCCGCTGCTGGCCAACCCCCGCACCCTGTTCCTGGGGGCAGCGGCGCAGTTTGGTATTTTCGCCACGGTGCTCGGCGCAGTCGGTATGTCGGCGGCGGGGATCATGGATTTCTCCGTCGCGGACGCGGCGGCGATCGGCATTATTGGCGGTGCCGATGGCCCCACGGCGATTTATGTGTCGAGCCTGCTGGCGCCGGACCTGCTCGGTGCCATCGCGGTCGCGGCCTACTCGTATATGGCACTGGTGCCGCTGATCCAGCCGCCGATTATGCGCGCGCTTACCACCGAGCAGGAGCGCCGGATTGAGATGGTGCAGCTGCGACCGGTGAGCAAGCGCGAGAAAATCATCTTCCCGCTGGTGCTGCTGATCCTGGTGGCCCTGTTTCTGCCAGACGCGGCACCACTGCTGGGGATGTTCTGCTTTGGTAACCTGATGCGGGAGTGCGGTGTGGTATCTCGCTTGTCAGACACCGCGCAGAATGCGCTGATCAATATCACCACGATCTTCCTTGGCCTGTCGGTCGGCTCCAAGTTGGCGGCGGACAAGTTCTTGGATCCGAAAACCCTCGGCATCCTGGCGCTGGGCATCGTCGCTTTTGCCATCGGCACCGCGGCCGGTGTGTTGATGGCCAAGTTGCTGAATGCGGTCAGCAAGAACAAGATCAACCCGTTGATCGGTTCGGCGGGGGTGTCCGCGGTGCCCATGGCGGCGCGGGTCTCCAACAAGCTGGGCCTGGAGGCCAACCCGCACAACTTCCTGTTGATGCACGCCATGGGGCCCAACGTGGCCGGTGTGATCGGCTCCGCGGTGGCGGCCGGTGTCATGATCACCATGGTGCGCGCCATGACCGGCTGA
- the djlA gene encoding co-chaperone DjlA, with the protein MSWLGAGIGAGIGMMFGGPIGAALGAWVGSSFGSGLKKLSEAGVTLNREGAQTVFIVALFSMLAKMAKADGQVSKAEIQLVDDFINNNLRLNAEDRQQAIKIFQNAKDDQFSIYDYAQQYRQLIRNQAMREMVYRLLFAVAFADGELHPAEEQILRKIPASLGLHESIFTAMYNEFTHRSPGASADTLKAHYDILGCSPEATDKELKLAYRRKAAEFHPDKIASKGLPDEFMRHAEDQMKTITVAYDTIVAARKRQAAVDQV; encoded by the coding sequence ATGTCCTGGTTGGGAGCGGGTATTGGTGCGGGCATCGGCATGATGTTTGGCGGCCCCATCGGTGCCGCACTGGGTGCCTGGGTGGGGAGTTCGTTTGGCTCCGGGCTTAAGAAGCTGAGTGAAGCGGGTGTGACCCTGAACCGTGAGGGTGCGCAGACGGTATTTATCGTCGCGTTGTTTTCCATGCTGGCAAAAATGGCCAAGGCGGACGGTCAGGTTTCGAAAGCGGAAATCCAGCTGGTTGATGACTTCATCAATAACAACCTGCGCCTGAATGCTGAGGATCGCCAGCAGGCGATCAAGATTTTCCAGAACGCCAAAGACGATCAGTTCAGCATCTACGATTACGCCCAGCAGTACCGGCAGCTGATCCGCAATCAGGCCATGCGGGAAATGGTCTACCGCCTGCTGTTTGCGGTGGCGTTTGCCGATGGCGAACTGCACCCGGCGGAAGAGCAGATTCTGCGAAAAATTCCCGCTTCACTAGGGTTGCATGAGTCGATTTTTACCGCGATGTATAACGAGTTTACCCATCGCTCGCCCGGCGCCAGCGCCGACACGCTGAAGGCGCATTACGATATTCTGGGGTGTAGCCCGGAAGCGACCGATAAGGAGCTGAAGCTGGCGTACCGGCGCAAGGCCGCCGAGTTTCATCCGGACAAAATCGCCTCCAAGGGGCTGCCGGATGAGTTTATGCGCCATGCCGAAGACCAGATGAAAACCATTACCGTGGCCTACGACACCATCGTTGCGGCGCGCAAGCGCCAGGCGGCGGTTGACCAGGTTTGA
- the trxA gene encoding thioredoxin, which translates to MEGFIVDVTAENAQQVLIEESMKRPVVVDVWADWCEPCKQLMPVLEKLANEYAGQFLLAKLNADTEQALAGQLGVRSLPTVMVLKDGQPVDGFAGAQPEQQIREMLDKYLPKAWELQYQQAQKLVGEGELDEALPLLRQAYADSDERADIAKQYAAVLLEKNRVKDAEEVLGKILMADQDADYQQLMAQLELKQAAADSPEIKALQQALAENPDDSESAYKLAVQLSQADRHEEALEILLGLLRKDLGFADGAAKQVYLDIVKALGAGDPVATTYQRKLMTLMF; encoded by the coding sequence GTGGAAGGCTTTATTGTCGACGTTACCGCCGAGAACGCCCAGCAAGTATTGATCGAAGAGTCCATGAAACGCCCGGTGGTGGTGGACGTATGGGCGGATTGGTGCGAACCCTGCAAGCAGCTGATGCCGGTGCTGGAAAAACTGGCCAATGAGTACGCGGGGCAGTTCCTGCTGGCGAAACTCAATGCGGATACGGAGCAGGCGCTGGCCGGCCAGCTCGGGGTACGCAGCCTGCCAACCGTAATGGTGTTGAAAGATGGCCAGCCGGTGGACGGTTTTGCCGGCGCGCAGCCGGAACAACAGATCCGCGAAATGCTGGACAAGTACCTGCCCAAGGCTTGGGAGCTGCAATACCAGCAGGCGCAGAAGCTGGTCGGGGAAGGCGAGCTGGACGAAGCGCTGCCGCTGTTGCGCCAGGCTTATGCTGATTCCGACGAGCGCGCGGACATTGCCAAGCAGTATGCGGCCGTGTTGCTGGAGAAGAACCGGGTCAAGGACGCCGAAGAAGTGCTGGGCAAGATTCTGATGGCGGACCAGGATGCGGACTACCAGCAGCTGATGGCGCAGCTGGAACTGAAGCAGGCCGCGGCCGATTCCCCCGAAATCAAGGCCCTGCAGCAGGCGCTGGCGGAAAACCCGGACGACAGTGAGTCTGCGTACAAGCTGGCCGTACAGCTCAGTCAGGCGGACCGTCACGAAGAGGCGCTGGAAATTCTGCTCGGCTTGTTGCGCAAAGACCTGGGCTTTGCCGATGGCGCGGCCAAGCAGGTCTACCTGGATATCGTCAAGGCGCTGGGAGCCGGTGACCCGGTAGCGACGACCTACCAGCGCAAACTGATGACCCTGATGTTCTGA
- a CDS encoding IS1182 family transposase yields MPNFKPYNYNQDAMVVINFQEQLQPRTFEYTLHHLIDNYVDLSAFYDKYKNDSGGRSAYDPAILLKVVLFAYSKGITSSREIQWQCEHNIIFKALSCDSVPHFTSIASFVSSYPDAIESVFEQVLMVCDQEGLLGKELFAIDGCKMSSNASKAHSGTFKELEQKQVKIRKKIRHCLSEHKKLDGRKPAERERKQRLEQMNKTLEQHFEKIDRFLKTQAPRMGQGKKPKEVKSNITDNESAKMTTSKGTIQGYNGIAAVDKKHQIIVEAQAFGEGQETHTLKPILDGINKRYRNAGVAPEILADEVIVTADTGFSSESNNEMLRKECINAYIPDNQFRARDKAFAKQKEKHGKRHQDTVKGVKPIFPASEFKLNKRSKTCVCPAGNEMLLYREERVSEGKRKLHFEGRLTDCRSCPLKNQCMRNPASADTRDGHGRQVSFTWTNGKTATDWMKKRVDSVEGKTIYSHRMSVVEPVFGNIGTNKRLNRFSLRGKRKVQGQWQMFCLVHNIEKLMNYGAIH; encoded by the coding sequence ATGCCCAACTTCAAGCCATACAATTACAATCAGGATGCGATGGTTGTAATCAATTTCCAAGAGCAACTTCAGCCAAGAACCTTCGAATATACCCTCCATCACCTGATTGATAATTACGTTGACCTCTCTGCCTTCTACGACAAGTACAAGAACGACTCGGGCGGGCGCTCCGCATACGATCCGGCAATCCTATTAAAAGTGGTCCTTTTCGCCTATTCCAAGGGAATTACTTCTAGCCGTGAGATCCAATGGCAGTGCGAACATAATATTATCTTCAAGGCACTGTCATGCGACAGCGTGCCTCACTTCACCAGTATCGCCAGCTTCGTGAGTAGCTATCCAGATGCAATCGAGTCGGTATTTGAACAGGTTCTGATGGTTTGTGATCAGGAAGGGCTTTTGGGAAAGGAGCTCTTTGCCATTGATGGCTGCAAGATGTCATCCAATGCGAGTAAAGCACATTCAGGGACCTTTAAAGAGCTTGAGCAAAAGCAGGTGAAGATTCGAAAAAAGATTCGCCACTGCCTGTCGGAACACAAGAAACTGGATGGCAGGAAGCCGGCAGAGCGGGAACGCAAGCAGCGGCTGGAGCAGATGAACAAGACGTTGGAGCAGCACTTCGAGAAGATCGATCGCTTCCTAAAGACGCAAGCCCCAAGGATGGGGCAGGGCAAAAAACCAAAAGAAGTAAAAAGTAATATCACCGACAATGAGTCGGCCAAGATGACGACAAGCAAGGGCACCATCCAGGGTTATAACGGTATTGCTGCGGTCGATAAAAAGCATCAGATCATTGTTGAAGCGCAGGCCTTCGGTGAGGGCCAGGAAACCCATACGTTAAAGCCTATTCTCGATGGCATTAATAAGCGCTACCGGAATGCGGGCGTTGCCCCTGAGATTCTCGCAGATGAAGTCATCGTCACAGCAGATACCGGATTCTCCAGTGAATCAAATAATGAGATGCTGAGAAAAGAGTGCATCAATGCCTACATCCCCGACAACCAGTTCCGCGCCCGCGACAAGGCATTTGCCAAGCAAAAAGAAAAGCATGGCAAGCGTCATCAAGATACCGTGAAGGGGGTTAAGCCGATTTTTCCTGCAAGCGAATTCAAGCTTAATAAGAGAAGTAAGACCTGTGTCTGCCCGGCTGGTAATGAGATGTTGCTCTATCGCGAAGAGCGCGTCAGCGAAGGAAAGCGCAAGCTGCATTTCGAAGGGCGTCTCACGGATTGCCGCAGCTGCCCTCTAAAAAACCAATGTATGCGTAATCCTGCTTCAGCGGATACCCGGGATGGGCATGGCCGCCAGGTATCCTTTACCTGGACAAACGGGAAAACCGCAACAGACTGGATGAAGAAGCGGGTTGATAGTGTTGAAGGCAAGACGATCTACAGCCATCGCATGTCCGTGGTGGAGCCAGTATTTGGAAATATTGGTACGAATAAGCGGCTAAATCGCTTCTCGTTGCGTGGCAAACGTAAAGTACAGGGGCAGTGGCAGATGTTCTGCTTGGTACACAACATTGAGAAATTAATGAATTATGGCGCTATCCACTGA
- a CDS encoding OadG family protein, producing MQQGLDITLFGMGIVFTFLLVLVICTTLMSRFVTRFFPEAEPVAPVVNASGTPPAGDERLKKIIKAAIEQHRNKRR from the coding sequence ATGCAGCAAGGCCTGGATATCACGCTGTTCGGCATGGGGATTGTATTTACGTTTCTTCTCGTCCTGGTGATCTGCACCACCTTGATGTCCCGTTTTGTTACCCGATTTTTTCCCGAGGCCGAGCCTGTTGCGCCGGTCGTCAATGCGTCCGGCACACCGCCGGCCGGGGACGAGCGCCTGAAAAAAATTATTAAGGCGGCCATCGAGCAGCATCGCAACAAGCGCCGTTAA